In Thermodesulfobacteriota bacterium, the genomic stretch GTAGAGCGCTCGGTTCCTTGCCGCGTAAAATATCCTGTATGGGCTGTCGAATCCTATTTTAGCCCTGAGCCCCTTTTGCTCACCCGGCAGCGGGATATCGTGGTATACGACCGCGCTCGGGCAGAAGAGCACCTTGAAACCTGCGAGCCTTGCCCGCGCCGCCCATTCCGCCTCGCCGTAGGTCATGACATACTCGGGGTCCATGCCGCCTATCGCGCCTATGACCTCGCGCTTCACGAGCCAGACGTTGGGGATGTGGTGCACCTCCTCCTCCCTGTCGTATTTGCCGGTGTCTATCTCGTTAAGCCCCCTGTAGCTCGTCCTGCTGGTGCGGTGGTCTATTTCGACCCCCGCGTACCATATCCTCCGGGGGTCGGAGCGGAAGTACATCTTGGGCCCCACGAAACCGGCCCTGGGGTCGCGCTCAGCCGTCCTTACGAGCTCCAGGAGGAAGTCCCTCCGGAGGAGGTTGTCGCTGTCCACGAAACAGAGGTAGCCGCCTTTCGCGTGTCTTATGCCCTCGTTCCTGCCGGTGACCGCCCCGGTATTCCGTCCGAGCCTCACGACCTTGACCGAAGGAAAGGAAGTCTCGATCGCCTCGGCAGTGCCGTCCTCGGAGGCGTTATCCACGACGATGACCTCGAAGGAAGGGTAGTCCGCGTCCATGAGGGACTCGAGGCAGGCAAGGACCTGCCTCTTCCTGTTGTGGGTCGGTATTATTACGGAGACGAGCTTACCTTCCATATCCCTCATACCAGCGGAGCAGCACGTAGAGGTTCCATATCTTCCCCGAGTTGTCAGCTCCGCCATTACAGTGCTCGCGTAGAAGCCCCAGGGCGGCCTTTCTATTTATGAAGGGCGCGGTCGAGCAGGCCAGCATTTCCCCGACCTGCTTGATCCGCCCTTCCCTGAGCCACCTGGCGATGGGGAGGCCGAACCCCTTCTTTTTCCTGTAGACGAGCTCTTCGGGCAAATACTTGAGCGCAAGCCGCCTGAGCGCCCGTTTTGTGGTAAGCCCGCGCACCTTGTCCACTGAAGGCATCCTGCACGCGAGCGCCACGACCTCCTGGTCGAGAAACGGGGAGCGGACCTCGAGGGAGTTCATCATGCTGGCCCTGTCCACCTTGACGAGGTACATGTCCGCGAGCATCAATTTCGAATCGAGATACATCATCTTGTCTATCAGGTCGCCGCCCCGGAAGAGGCCTCCCCAGAAATCCACCTCTTCCATGCAGTCCAGGTCCTGCGGCCCGGCCAGGCTCGATATGCTTTCGAGTTCATGGGCCATGAAGCTGCTCGTCCAGAGCTGGTTCTTGTGCTCGGGGCTCAGGCCAGAGCACTCCAGGAACTTCCTTACCTTGCCGTTGAGGACGGGGTTTTCGTATTTTAGCGGCACGAGGGCGGTCAGCCCGTGGGCGAAATTTTTTCTAAGAAAACCCGGGATCGAGTCGTAAAGGCGCGCGTACCTGTGTATGCAGTATTTGGGATAGCCTCCGAAGACCTCGTCGCCGCCGTCTCCGCTCAGCGCGACCTTTATATGGCCGCTTGCGAACCTCGATAGGAGATATGTGGGGATGAGGGACGGGTCCGAGAGCGGCTCGTCGAGGCGGCCGAGTGTTTCGTCGATGACAGCCATGCACTCGTCGCCCCGGAACACCTTCAGGTGGTGGTCGGTGCCGTACCGCTCCGCCACGGCCCCCGCGTACCCGGATTCGTCATAGGCCTTCTCGTCGAACCCGATGCTGAAGGTCTTTATCCTGCTTGCGGGCATGAGCCGGGCCATCATGCCGACTATGAGGCTGCTGTCTATGCCGCCGCTCAGGAATGCCCCGAGGGGCGCGTCCGTTACGAGCCTCGACCTCACTGCGTCCACGAGGGCGTCTTCCAGCGCGGCCTCGCCCCGCCCCGGCCCGTCCTTATGCGAGTAGTCGAAGTCCCAATATTGTGCGGTCCTGCACGACCCCGAGGCCAGGTCGTGAAGGAGGTAGTGCCCGGGCAGGAGTTTTTTTATGCCCCTGAATATGCTCTGCGGGGCCGGCACGAAGCCGTACACGAGGTATTTCGCGAGCGCTCCAGCGTCTATCTCTCTCGTAAGGAACGGAAGTTCCAGAAGGGATTTTATCTCCGATCCGAAGGCGAAGCGGTTTCCTGATTCGTAATAATGGAACGGCTTTTTCCCAAGCCGGTCCCGCGCGCAGAAGAGGAGCCGCCGCCTTTTGTCGTAAAGGCAGAATGAGAACATGCCCCGGAGCCTCTTAAGGCACTGCGTCCCTTCCTCCTCGTAGGCGTGGACTATGCTCTCCACGTCCGAGCGGGTCGAGAAGGCATGGCCTTTACGGGAAAGCCAGTTGGTCAGCTCCCTGTAGTTGTATATTTCGCCGTTACAGACTACCGTGATGCTCCCGTCCTCGTTCGAGACAGGCTGCTGCCCGGTGCTTAAATCGATTATCGAGAGCCTTCTTATGCCGATGGCGACTCTGTTATCCAGAAGCGCGCCATTTTCGTCCGGCCCCCGATGGCGGACGCGGCCGAGCATCCTTTCGAGCACCTTCCCCGGCTCCTCTTCCCGGGGATTATAAAAACCGGCTATTCCGCACATTCGATTTTTCTCATCTTCAAAAAGACGTTGGTCCAGCCGCCGGGGGACGCGAACTCCCGGTCTCTCCTGGACTCCAGAAAGTCCTTGAACGGGGTGTCTCTCCTGAAGCACCACTTGAAGACATAAAGGAGTATCATCGAAAAAAGCTCCCAGGCGCCGCCGCCGAAATCCACCCCTGCCACCTCGAACCCTGCCTTGCGGACGTACTGCTTAAGCTCGCCAAGGGAATAGTGCCTGTGCGAGACCAGCCACCACGCGGGGTCCAGCGCGCAGGCCCAGAAGGTCTTGTGCGGCGTTGAGAGGTAAAGGCAGCCGCCATTCTTAAGCACCCTGTTTATTTCCCTGAGCGCGTCTATTTCGCTGCCCTTCGGCAGGTGCTCCAGCACCTCCCATAGGACCGCCTTTTCAACGGACGCGCTCCGAAGAGGCAGCTTCAATGAGGACGCCCGCAAGTATGCCGCCCCCGGCGCCTCCGCCCTTGCTTCCCTCAATGTCATGGCATCGGGCTCTATGGCAATTACCTGGCTGCAACCGTTGTCGAGGGCCCATTTCTCGAACCAGCCGTACGAGCAGCCTACGTCGAGGACCTTGATGCCCTCGATGCCCTCGATAAAACGGAAGCTTTTCCTGTGCCTGCCCGTAAGGCGCTGGCCCGCGCTGTCTTCGTACCTGGCCGGCACCAATCAGGCCTTCCTTATCCTGGCCGTAAGGAAAGCGGCATGCCTGGGGTCGACTGCTGCGAAAAGCCCCGGCAACGGGAAGTAGCCCGCGCCCAGAAGCCGTTCCACCCTGAAGCCCTTCAGCTCGAAGAGCTCCTTGAGCCCGCGAAAACTAAAGACCCTCAGGTGCTGCCATGCCTCATGCGAGATGCGCTTCCCCCTGTGTAGCGCGAGCGGGTTTCCGATGCCGAGGTGCTGCGCGCTTACGTTCGTCAATGAGAAAGGCTGCCATCCGAGCAGCAAGGCCAGTATGTTGTGCCAGCTTGCGAGGTTTTCCGTGGATATGACGGCATACCCGCCCTTTTTGAGGACCCGGTGTATCTCATCAAGGAACATCTCCGTATTATGAAGGTGCTCTATTATCTGATTTGCGCAGACTACATCGAAGCTGCCGTCATTGAACGGCAGGCGGCCGTTCAGGTCAGCTGGCGCGGCCTTTATGCCTCTGTCCGCAGCGGCGGATATAGCGGCCGGATTTATTTCTATTCCGTGTACCTTTGACGTCCCTGCCTTTGCCGCGATTTTTTTTGTGATGGTCCCGTCGTCGCAGCCGCAGTCCAGGAGTACGGCTTCCGGGGCGCGCTCAATGAGGCACAGGATGTTGGCCAGGTTCTGCGCGACGGCCCTCTCGAAGGTCCGGTGCATGTACTGACTAAGCGGCTTCAATGCGTTCAGTGAGACGCGGAACCCCTCGGAAAGGGTGGTCTTTTCCATTCGGCTTTTCACCCGGCCAGGCCTGGAATAATCCGGGGGCGTGGCCCGTCAACGGACGTCCTCGTTTTGTAAAAAGACCATAATCCAAAAACGCGGTTTGTCAACCGGGGGGATTCGAAACATTCTGATGGATGCCGGGCGGCGCTTTTGAATGAGTGGCGGTGGGCTGTTAGACCCGGCAGAAGTTTTTGATGAAAAAATGGAAGATATGGAGACGAGAAAAGAGAGGAATGGACATGAATTCGAGCGTAAGTCAGATATTTTGATTGGAGAGCCTGGAGGGAAGAAAAGGTCGGTTCAGATTATCTGGTCATTCTGAGCGAAGCGAAGAATCTCTGTGATGCATATATGCGCCGAGATTCTTATCTCGCCCCGTCCTGGGGCTCGACCCTTCGGGCTGCCTCGCCAAGAGGCTCGGCATTCAATTTTTGCTGTCCTGCAAAAATTGTCGTCGTCTCCGGCTCCTCAGAATGACATCTCTCGGACTTTTCGGCGATTCTGTCAGTTTCTAAACTGGTCGGGGCAAGAGGATTCGGCTTCCGTTCATCGCCTCCTGGCTCTTCACTCCAGCCGTACGCCCTCGTTTACGGCCGCGTCCATGCGGCCTCTTCCTCGCTCCGCTCGGCACTCGGGCGTTTTCGAATCCCTTTGTTCCTTTGGAATGAAGTTTTTGGCGCGCCTGGAGGGATTCGAACCCCCGGCCCACTGCTTAGAAGGCAGTTGCTCTATCCGACTGAGCTACAGGCGCAATGGATGATGGGTAGTGCGGTTTTTGAAAGATGATTGAGAAAACTGGTCGGGGCGAGAGGATTCGAACCTCCGGCCCTCTGCTCCCAAAGCAGATGCGCTACCAGGCTGCGCTACGCCCCGAATAAGCCGTTTATGAAGGCCTTTCGGCCTGATTTTCCCGGCAAAATTTAATTTTTACCACGGATAAGTCTTGATTTGCAAGGGCTTTGACCGTCCTCTTGCCCTGGACGACTGGTCTTCTCAAGCCCTCAAAACAAAAAAAGGCCGGGTCGCCTGCCCCGGCCTTCCACAATCCTTGTGAGAAAGATCGTTAGCCCGCCATGCCCTTTATCTGGCTTATTACGGCCTTGAGCTCATCGTCATTGAGGGTCTGCTTCGGCATGCCTATCGCGAACTCCTTATACTTCTTGTCCGCGCCGTTACGCCCTTCCTTTATGACCTTTGCTATCTCATCGTCCCCGCTGTTCTTTACGAACGCGTTCCCCTTGAAGCCGGGGGCCATCGCTGTGCCCTGTCCCTCTGCGCCGTGGCAGGTGGAGCACTTCGACTTGAATACCGAGCCCCCGTCAGCGGCAAACGAAACGGAGCCCACGGTTATCGCTACTGCTGCGGCGAGGCCTAAACCGAATAGTCTTTTCATCATGAATCCTCCTTTTGGGTTCTCTGGCGCCCGCCTTTTCGGGGCATACGGGCTGTGTGCGAGGCAGGCAACAGGATTTTTAACAGGCTGCTGAAAAGCCCAATCTGCTATGTCGTCTTCAAAATTCGTCATTCGGCGTACAATAAAAGTACGCCTCATTCCTCATTTTCCGACTCCTTGCATATTGAGCTTTTTGAGCAGCCTGAATTCGAGTTCTTCAGCGACTTTTTAGAATAAGTATACTGCAATTTTTCCGCGGCGCTATCCGGCGCGCAGGTATTTATTCCAGGCGCACCGGACAGCGCGGGGGCCCAAGCCGTACCATCAATTGAAACCGCCTGTTTTTTCAGGGTTTTTCTTCAAGGCAGGGTATCATTCACTGCTTTTGCCAAAGATGGAGGGCCGTTTTTGTCCCTGCCCTCTTATTTCGCGCTCAGGCCAGTTCCAGAATTCCTCTTGACAGGGCAGGCGTATTTGTATACTGTATACAATGAAAACTAACCGGCCGTCTGGCCGGAGGGCATGGCGGGGCTCCCTGGAAAAGAAAGCCGGATTCAGCCTTAGTAATATTATTCCCCTTTTCGGCATTAATGCTTTCGGCTCCCTGGCCTTCCAAGGCCCGACCCGCCAGAAAAATCATTTTAGCTTCAAAAACCGGCTTTTTCGACCTGAATACAAGCGTTTTTGGCCGCGGTCCCTGTTTTTGTGTCAGAGGGCCGGGGCCTTGTCCGGCTGAAATTCCGCATCCCCGCGATATCCGGGAATGCAATCGAATCAATAAAGCTTCCTTTTGTGCCGAAGGTCCCCCAGAGTCACAAGGCCTTTCGCGGGGAGTTTTCGAATAAGGAGGTCGGATGGCCCGGAAAAAGATTACGGTAATAGGCGCGGGACACGTCGGCGCCACGGCGGCCCTTTGGGTCGCCACGAAGGAGCTCGGTGACGTCGTCCTCCTTGACATAGTCGAGGGCACGCCGCAGGGCAAGTCCCTCGACCTCATGGAGGCCGCGCCCATCGAGTGCTTCGACTCGAACGTAACGGGCACGAACGACTACAAGGACACCGCTGGCTCGGACGTCATCATCATAACCGCCGGCATCCCCAGGAAGCCCGGCATGAGCAGGTCCGACCTCATCAACACCAACGTCGGCATTCTCAAAAGCGTCATAGAAAACGCGGTCAGGCATTCCCCGAACGCGCATCTCCTCATAGTAACGAACCCCCTCGATGTAATGGTATACGCGGCATGGAAGCTCTCCGGCTTCCCGCCCGAGAGGATAATGGGCCTCTCCGGAGCGCTCGACGGCTCTCGCATGAGGTCTTTTATCGCGATGGAGCTCGGCGTATCCATGCAGGACGTACACGCGATGGTGATCGGAGGCCACGCCGACGAGATGGTGCCCTTGAAAAGGTACGCGACCGTCTCCGGCATACCCGTCACCCAGCTCATCCCGGCGGACAGGCTCTCCTCCATAATGGAGAGGACCAAGAAGGCGGGCGGCGAGATAGTCGGGCTCCTTAAGACCGGGAGCGCCTACTACGCCCCGTCAGCCGCCGTCGCGGAGATGTGCGAGGCCATAATAAAGGACAAAAAGCGCGTCATGCCCTGCGCCGCGTACCTTACCGGGCAGTACGGGGTAGACGGCATATTTATCGGCGTGCCGGTGGTCGTGGGCTCGGGCGGCGCGGAGCGGATAATAGAGATAGAGCTCGACAGCAACGAGAAGAAGGCCTTCAATGATTCGGTTTCCGCTGTCCAGGGGCTTATAAAGGACCTGCAGATAGGGAAGTAGAAGGTGCTGGAAAACTCGAAATTTCATTCAGGCTGGTAGGGAAGGGTTTCGGAATTGAGGCAAGTTTCAACAAAGGACATCACGGACAAGGTCAGGGACCTCTGCATAAGCGCGGCCTGCGACCTCGAGCCCGATATGTCAACGGCGCTCCGGGCCGCCCGCGAAAAAGAGGAGTCGCCGCTCGGCAAGGAGGTGCTCGGCCAGATAATCGAGAACTTCGAGATAGCCGGCGCCGAAGGCCTCCCCATGTGCCAGGATACGGGCATATCGGTCTTTTTCGTCGAGTTGGGAAGGGATGTCGCGCTTGACGGGCCGCTTTACGACGCCATAAACGATGGTGTGCGGCTGGGCTACAAAGACGGTTACTTGAGGAAGTCGGTCTGCCATCCGCTTAAGAGAATAAATACCGGGGACAACACCCCGGCCATCGTCCACACCTCGATAGTCGAAGGGGACAAGCTAAAAATAAAGATCGCCCCCAAGGGCGCGGGAAGCGAAAATATGAGCAGGCTCAAGATGCTCAAGCCCGCGGAAGGGGTCGAAGGAATAAAGGCGTTCGTGGTCGAGACCGTGAGGGAAGCGGGCGGAAACCCCTGCCCTCCGATAGTCCTCGGCGTAGGCATAGGCGGGAGCTTCGAGAAGTGCGCGATGCTCGCCAAGAAGGCACTTTTGAGGCCGGTCGGGACCAAGAACCCTGACCCTGACCTCGTTCAGCTCGAGGCTGACCTCCTTAAGATGATAAACGACCTCGGCATAGGCCCGATGGGGTTCGGCGGCAGGACAACGGCCCTCGCTGTGCACATAGAGGCGCACCCCTGCCACATAGCTAGCCTCCCGGTGGCCGTGAACATCCAGTGCCACGCCGGAAGGCACAAGGAAGCGGTGATCTGATGTCAGAGCCCGTAAGGATATCGGCCCCTCTGACCGACGAGATAGTCGGGAAGCTCAGGGCAGGCGACAAGGTACTCATATCCGGGGTGCTCTACACTGCCCGGGATGCGGCGCACAAGAGGCTTATAGAGCTCCTGGACGCCGGGAAGGAGCTTCCTTTCGATATCAAGGGCCAGATAATCTATTATGTCGGCCCCACGCCCGAGAGGCCGGGGC encodes the following:
- a CDS encoding glycosyltransferase family 2 protein, coding for MEGKLVSVIIPTHNRKRQVLACLESLMDADYPSFEVIVVDNASEDGTAEAIETSFPSVKVVRLGRNTGAVTGRNEGIRHAKGGYLCFVDSDNLLRRDFLLELVRTAERDPRAGFVGPKMYFRSDPRRIWYAGVEIDHRTSRTSYRGLNEIDTGKYDREEEVHHIPNVWLVKREVIGAIGGMDPEYVMTYGEAEWAARARLAGFKVLFCPSAVVYHDIPLPGEQKGLRAKIGFDSPYRIFYAARNRALYMRRFAKKGDYLAFILLYNNLFLIWYCGLLAASGRFDLMKAYIKGYLSGISRGSALRKTPA
- the asnB gene encoding asparagine synthase (glutamine-hydrolyzing); amino-acid sequence: MCGIAGFYNPREEEPGKVLERMLGRVRHRGPDENGALLDNRVAIGIRRLSIIDLSTGQQPVSNEDGSITVVCNGEIYNYRELTNWLSRKGHAFSTRSDVESIVHAYEEEGTQCLKRLRGMFSFCLYDKRRRLLFCARDRLGKKPFHYYESGNRFAFGSEIKSLLELPFLTREIDAGALAKYLVYGFVPAPQSIFRGIKKLLPGHYLLHDLASGSCRTAQYWDFDYSHKDGPGRGEAALEDALVDAVRSRLVTDAPLGAFLSGGIDSSLIVGMMARLMPASRIKTFSIGFDEKAYDESGYAGAVAERYGTDHHLKVFRGDECMAVIDETLGRLDEPLSDPSLIPTYLLSRFASGHIKVALSGDGGDEVFGGYPKYCIHRYARLYDSIPGFLRKNFAHGLTALVPLKYENPVLNGKVRKFLECSGLSPEHKNQLWTSSFMAHELESISSLAGPQDLDCMEEVDFWGGLFRGGDLIDKMMYLDSKLMLADMYLVKVDRASMMNSLEVRSPFLDQEVVALACRMPSVDKVRGLTTKRALRRLALKYLPEELVYRKKKGFGLPIARWLREGRIKQVGEMLACSTAPFINRKAALGLLREHCNGGADNSGKIWNLYVLLRWYEGYGR
- a CDS encoding class I SAM-dependent methyltransferase, coding for MPARYEDSAGQRLTGRHRKSFRFIEGIEGIKVLDVGCSYGWFEKWALDNGCSQVIAIEPDAMTLREARAEAPGAAYLRASSLKLPLRSASVEKAVLWEVLEHLPKGSEIDALREINRVLKNGGCLYLSTPHKTFWACALDPAWWLVSHRHYSLGELKQYVRKAGFEVAGVDFGGGAWELFSMILLYVFKWCFRRDTPFKDFLESRRDREFASPGGWTNVFLKMRKIECAE
- a CDS encoding class I SAM-dependent methyltransferase, with the protein product MEKTTLSEGFRVSLNALKPLSQYMHRTFERAVAQNLANILCLIERAPEAVLLDCGCDDGTITKKIAAKAGTSKVHGIEINPAAISAAADRGIKAAPADLNGRLPFNDGSFDVVCANQIIEHLHNTEMFLDEIHRVLKKGGYAVISTENLASWHNILALLLGWQPFSLTNVSAQHLGIGNPLALHRGKRISHEAWQHLRVFSFRGLKELFELKGFRVERLLGAGYFPLPGLFAAVDPRHAAFLTARIRKA
- a CDS encoding cytochrome c, whose amino-acid sequence is MMKRLFGLGLAAAVAITVGSVSFAADGGSVFKSKCSTCHGAEGQGTAMAPGFKGNAFVKNSGDDEIAKVIKEGRNGADKKYKEFAIGMPKQTLNDDELKAVISQIKGMAG
- the mdh gene encoding malate dehydrogenase, encoding MARKKITVIGAGHVGATAALWVATKELGDVVLLDIVEGTPQGKSLDLMEAAPIECFDSNVTGTNDYKDTAGSDVIIITAGIPRKPGMSRSDLINTNVGILKSVIENAVRHSPNAHLLIVTNPLDVMVYAAWKLSGFPPERIMGLSGALDGSRMRSFIAMELGVSMQDVHAMVIGGHADEMVPLKRYATVSGIPVTQLIPADRLSSIMERTKKAGGEIVGLLKTGSAYYAPSAAVAEMCEAIIKDKKRVMPCAAYLTGQYGVDGIFIGVPVVVGSGGAERIIEIELDSNEKKAFNDSVSAVQGLIKDLQIGK
- a CDS encoding fumarate hydratase — translated: MRQVSTKDITDKVRDLCISAACDLEPDMSTALRAAREKEESPLGKEVLGQIIENFEIAGAEGLPMCQDTGISVFFVELGRDVALDGPLYDAINDGVRLGYKDGYLRKSVCHPLKRINTGDNTPAIVHTSIVEGDKLKIKIAPKGAGSENMSRLKMLKPAEGVEGIKAFVVETVREAGGNPCPPIVLGVGIGGSFEKCAMLAKKALLRPVGTKNPDPDLVQLEADLLKMINDLGIGPMGFGGRTTALAVHIEAHPCHIASLPVAVNIQCHAGRHKEAVI